AATAGCTTCGAAAACGAGATGGAAGGTTTGGTGAGAACGGAGGAAGTAAGGCCGCTATgggtagaagaagatgaaggtagGAGAGAGACTTTGAGTTTCGTAGAAGAAGGCGAAGAGTTTGGAATGACGAATGATGGTAACAGAAGCGAAGATACAGTAGAAACCGCCATTGAATTAGCCGAACAAAGGATtcgatttctcttcttcctcttcttcttaagGTTTGAAGGGTGAGGTTTCTTCTTCAgctgtttttgtttggtttcgaGGGTTATCCAATTTTatccaaaacctttttttttttttttttgtatattttctaagTGATGAGATATTATTTATCCGAAGCccatttagcaaaaaaaaggcctacatttattattaataatcgTTGGCCCAATAGTAAAACCATAACAATGACAACCAAATTCTTTTGgtcgatgttttttttttgtcgtggATTGTTGTTAACTAAAGTATTTTCTcgaaatttctttaaattttctacaaatATCTTTGAAAAATTCAACTCACAAAATTTTCTTCGAATAAAACGACaaataaatctaataaaatatgCAGTAGATGTGGAAAAGAATGTACATATAAGACAATCAACTCGTTGATAAATATtggataaaatcataaaatattaatccactaaaaatattactataaatcAAGGAAACAATATAATTAGTGCTTTTTCCTCACTATTCTCACAATGATGCAATTGATGGTTTTATTGCTACAATCTTTTGGTTGGGGGTCTCTCACCAATTTAGATTTGAGATTCGTAGAAAACTCATCCGTGTGACTGATAGGTGTCTTCTTGAtatgtacatttttttgtttgagttttgagttctcTACACATCCACGATTCAAAACCACCTATGGTGTGTGCAACTGATGTTTTAATTTTACGTTACATGTTTGATCCATAATCTCAtactgaaagaaaaagaaaaaaaagttacaaatccaAAGCCTAACAAATAACAATTAACATGATGATAGCAATGCAATTAAGAGAAAATGACTTGaaccaataaaaagaaaaaaaaaaagagacaatgaCATCTTCTAAGAATTATTGTCCACACGCCCTTACTATTCATAGACCAATCATCCCTCACAGTCGTTTGTATTCTgcttatacatacatatacttCATACTTGTCTCGATCATAAGCATATTTCATCATTAGCTCATACCCAAGTTAATATATCATGATACCTTCTTGCATAATTGTCATCTATAGCTTTGACGATTTAGACATATAATTCCGAATTAAATCAAAACTTATAACAAGTTTggaaaactaaatttatatgaaatctTTAGCCAATAAAATGCCAAAAGGAAGCATAGATTATTagttgacaaacaaacaaaattaggaacattgatatttttcttttcgatCCACATAATTGGGAAAACCATACTCCACACGTGGCATGCAGATGAAGAACAAGGGGTAGCTTGGTCAAATCATCCCCAGATGCTCATTGGCACAAATATCTACCAATCAACTTCTATATATACCAAAAGCCGTTGAGTGTAAAGCTTTGCACAAACCACACTTAACTTTGCTCATTCCTTcttactttttcttcttataatctTCACCATTCACTCACAACACAAAGCCAGAGAGCGATGGATCAAATAAAACCGGAGTTTCTGAAGAGATTGACGAAGTTCATAGTAGTTTCGATATGGGTTTTATCTCTTTTAGTCACCCACAACTTCTATTTATACAGATTCACGATTCAACTCGTAACACATGCAGTAGATAAGAACTACATGTTCCTCCTCTGCAATGGTCTCTTAGTGGTTGTTGCAAAGTGCTCTGGTTTGAACGTTTCGTCAAAACCAATAGAGACAAGTAATGCTAATAAAACTTTTGATTATCAAGATTTCAAGAGTTACGGTACGATACTGGAACTGGAGTATAACTGTGCTGATGGAATAGGAGGAACAGAGTCCTTTCTTGCAGAGGAAGTTACAACTATTGAAGAAGTTACAAAACATCAAGAAACCGAAGAAGATGACGACGAAGAGGACGACACATTAGCGGATAATGATGGAGATGAAGTGTGTGATCTtcgtgaggaagaagaacaagatgaCGTAGAATTGTTGACATctacggaggaggaggagatgaatAAGAAGTTCGATGAGTTTATCAGAAAGATGAAGGAAGAGCTTAGAATCGAAGCTAGACGTCATTTAATCCTTGTTTGAGTTCTTAGTTTAAATTAGTTTCGTTAAAATAAATATTGCATGCAACTTGCTCATTCGTATAGAGCGAGATTCCTAGCTTCATCTACTGGCCTTTGTACTTTTGATCAAAGGCATCTCttataatgaaataatttttctatCTAATTCTCGcattacattttttattaaacattctaTCTTATGTTATATACATTTCTATGTGCAAAAAATGAAACGATCATCAAACAAACATGTGTAATAGGGTAGGGATCCACATTcatatacaattaatttaacatttgaccatacataaacacataaacataCAACTATATATGTACACATATAACATATGTATCGATCTCcattattaattctatatagCCTAGACTGATGTACTACATGTTTTTAGCGGTGCGTTGTCTGCACCCGATGGTTTCGGGGAATAATGTTGTCTATGCACACGTGTACCAATAAATTTTCaaccttaaagaaaaaaatgtatgatggatatatttatatttcagaTTCAGGACGATGTGCTTTCGTATAACATTGTACATTTAATGGCTTAATCTATTCCTGATTTCATTTCTTGGCTAGTTGATTATCGTTTGAATGTTTACTTTTCTTGATCtgataataacttttttaatatgaaaaatgtttttttttttaaatatcagttACGTTACCATGATGCCAAAGATTGAACCGATGAAATCTTATGAAATATCAGGGGCACACCTAACAATGGTGCAAATA
The Camelina sativa cultivar DH55 chromosome 15, Cs, whole genome shotgun sequence DNA segment above includes these coding regions:
- the LOC104745548 gene encoding uncharacterized protein LOC104745548, with the translated sequence MDQIKPEFLKRLTKFIVVSIWVLSLLVTHNFYLYRFTIQLVTHAVDKNYMFLLCNGLLVVVAKCSGLNVSSKPIETSNANKTFDYQDFKSYGTILELEYNCADGIGGTESFLAEEVTTIEEVTKHQETEEDDDEEDDTLADNDGDEVCDLREEEEQDDVELLTSTEEEEMNKKFDEFIRKMKEELRIEARRHLILV